One Pseudopipra pipra isolate bDixPip1 chromosome 30, bDixPip1.hap1, whole genome shotgun sequence genomic region harbors:
- the NR4A1 gene encoding nuclear receptor subfamily 4immunitygroup A member 1, translating to MPCIQAQYGTAGAGPCERCPAELLSPEGGRFPMEVAGADLAAAPALPSFSTFMEGYAGEFDAFLYQLPASGQSSAASAAAAFKLEDFQVYGCYPSAFGGQPDETLSSSGSDCYGSPCSVPSPATPGFQQAPAWEGSFGAFSPLPNYEGGQPWAEPAKGGGSQPPFFAFGPPAPSPGGSPVTLKGQPGPSPHVDPRLLDTDAFPPTQGPPGGFAGLPLAPTSPLLEGPALAPTKVRSPGAGEGRCAVCGDNASCQHYGVRTCEGCKGFFKRTVQKNAKYICLANKDCPVDKRRRNRCQFCRFQKCLAVGMVKEVVRTDSLKGRRGRLPSKPKQPLDVSPVSLMTSLVRAHIDSIPSATKLDYSKFQESAPCPFEKEDSVDVQQFYDLLTGSMDVIRKWAEKIQGFAELPKEDQDLLLESAFLELFILRLAYRSKPEEGKLIFCNGVVLHRQQCVRGFGEWIDAILEFSQSLHRMSVDVPSFSCLAALVIITDRHGLKEPKRVEELQNRIVSCLKDHVAAAGAEPGRPGCLSKLLGKLPELRSLCTQGLQRIFYLKLEDLVPPPPIVDKIFMDTLPF from the exons aTGCCCTGCATCCAGGCGCAGTACGGCACCGCGGGCGCCGGCCCCTGCGAGCGCTGCCCGGCCGAGCTGCTCAGCCCCGAGGGCGGCCGGTTCCCCATGGAAGTGGCAGGAGCCGACCTGGCGGCCGCCCCCGCCCTGCCCAGCTTCAGCACCTTCATGGAGGGCTACGCCGGAGAGTTCGACGCCTTCCTCTACCAGCTGCCGGCCAGCGGCCAGTCCAgcgccgccagcgccgccgccgccttcAAGCTGGAGGACTTCCAGGTGTACGGCTGCTATCCCAGCGCCTTCGGGGGGCAGCCGGACGAGACCCTCTCCTCCAGCGGCTCGGACTGCTACGGGAGCCCCTGCTCCGTCCCCTCGCCTGCCACGCCGGGCTTCCAGCAGGCCCCGGCCTGGGAGGGCTCCTTCGGGGCCTTCTCGCCGCTGCCGAACTACGAgggtgggcagccctgggctgagccGGCCAAGGGCGGGGGGTCGCAGCCCCCCTTCTTCGCCTTCGGGCCCCCGGCCCCCAGCCCCGGCGGGTCTCCCGTGACCCTGAAGGGGCAGCCGGGCCCCTCGCCCCACGTGGACCCGCGGCTGCTGGACACAGACGCCTTCCCCCCGACCCAGGGACCCCCCGGGGGCTTCGCGGGGCTGCCTCTGGCCCCCACCTCGCCGCTGCTGGAGGGGCCGGCGCTGGCGCCCACCAAGGTGCGCAGCCCCGGGGCGGGCGAGGGGCGCTGCGCCGTGTGCGGGGACAACGCGTCCTGCCAGCACTACGGCGTCCGCACCTGCGAGGGCTGCAAGGGCTTCTTCAAG CGCACGGTGCAGAAGAACGCCAAGTACATCTGCCTGGCCAACAAGGACTGTCCCGTGGACAAGCGGCGCAGGAACCGCTGCCAGTTCTGCCGCTTCCAGAAGTGCCTGGCCGTCGGAATGGTCAAAGAAG TGGTCCGGACCGACAGCCTGaaggggcggcggggccgcctcCCCTCCAAGCCCAAACAGCCGCTGGACGTGTCCCCCGTCAGCCTCATGACCTCCCTGGTGCGGGCACACATCGACTCCATCCCCAGTGCCACCAAGCTCGACTACTCCAAG TTCCAGGAGTCGGCGCCGTGCCCGTTCGAGAAGGAGGACTCGGTGGACGTGCAGCAGTTCTACGACCTGCTCACCGGCTCCATGGACGTCATCCGCAAGTGGGCCGAGAAGATCCAGGGGTTTGCCGAGCTGCCCAAGGAGGACCAGGACCTGCTGCTGGAGTCGGCCTTCCTGGAGCTCTTCATCCTGCGCCTGGCTTACCG CTCGAAGCCAGAGGAAGGGAAACTCATCTTCTGCAACGGGGTGGTGCTGCACCGGCAGCAGTGCGTGCGCGGCTTCGGGGAGTGGATCGATGCCATCCTGGAGTTCTCCCAGAGCCTGCACCGCATGAGCGTCGACGTgccctccttctcctgcctcGCCGCCCTCGTCATCATcacag acCGGCACGGGCTGAAGGAGCCCAAGCgggtggaggagctgcagaaccGCATCGTGAGCTGCCTCAAGGACCACGTGGCAGCGGCGGGGGCCGAGCCGGGCCGGCCGGGCTGCCTCTCCAAGCTCCTGGGGAAGCTGCCGGAGCTGCGCAGCCTCTGCACCCAGGGCCTCCAGCGCATCTTCTACCTCAAGCTGGAGGACCTGGTGCCGCCGCCGCCCATCGTCGACAAGATCTTCATGGACACGCTGCCCTTCTGA
- the ATG101 gene encoding autophagy-related protein 101 isoform X1, translated as MVHFPPPRRQMVGPGRTRCCGPPGAAPAMNCRAEVLEVSVEGRQVEEAMLAVLHTVLLHRSTGKFHYKKEGTYSIGTVGTQDVDCDFIDFAYVRVSSEELDRALRKAVGEFKDALRGSGSDGMGQISLEFYQKKKSRWPFSDECIPWELWTIKVNVVNLANEQERQICREKVGEKLCEKIINIVEVMNRHEYLPKMPTQSEVDNVFDTSLKDVQPYLYKISYQITDSLGTSVTTTMRRLIKDTLAL; from the exons ATGGTCCACTTCCCTCCTCCCCGCCGTCAGATGGTCGGGCCCGGGCG cacccgCTGCTGTGGCCCCCCCGGCGCCGCCCCCGCCATGAACTGCCGCGCCGAGGTGCTGGAGGTGTCGGTGGAGGGGCGGCAGGTGGAGGAGGCCATGCTGGCCGTGCTCCACACCGTCCTGCTGCACCGCAGCACCGGCAAGTTCCACTACAAGAAGGAGGGCACCTACTCCATCGGCACCGTGGGCACCCAGGACGTGGACTGCGACTTCATCGACTTCGCCTACGTGCGAGTCTCCTCCGAGGAGCTGGACCGGGCCCTGCGCAAGGCCGTGGGGGAGTTCAAG GACGCTCTGCGCGGCTCCGGCAGCGACGGGATGGGGCAGATCTCCCTGGAGTTCTACCAGAAGAAGAAGTCGCGGTGGCCCTTCTCGGATGAGTGCATCCCCTGGGAGCTCTGGACCATCAAGGTGAACGTGGTGAACCTGGCCAACGAGCAGGAGCGGCAGATCTGCCGCGAGAAGGTGGGCGAGAAGCTCTGCGAGAAGATCATCAACATCGTGGAGGTGATGAACCGCCACGAGTACCTGCCCAAGATGCCCACCCAGTCCGAGGTGGACAACGTCTTCGACACCAGCCTGAAGGACGTGCAGCCCTACCTGTACAAGATCTCCTACCAGATCACGGACTCCCTGGGCACCTCGGTCACCACCACCATGCGCCGGCTCATCAAGGACACGCTGGCGCTGTAG
- the ATG101 gene encoding autophagy-related protein 101 isoform X2, giving the protein MNCRAEVLEVSVEGRQVEEAMLAVLHTVLLHRSTGKFHYKKEGTYSIGTVGTQDVDCDFIDFAYVRVSSEELDRALRKAVGEFKDALRGSGSDGMGQISLEFYQKKKSRWPFSDECIPWELWTIKVNVVNLANEQERQICREKVGEKLCEKIINIVEVMNRHEYLPKMPTQSEVDNVFDTSLKDVQPYLYKISYQITDSLGTSVTTTMRRLIKDTLAL; this is encoded by the exons ATGAACTGCCGCGCCGAGGTGCTGGAGGTGTCGGTGGAGGGGCGGCAGGTGGAGGAGGCCATGCTGGCCGTGCTCCACACCGTCCTGCTGCACCGCAGCACCGGCAAGTTCCACTACAAGAAGGAGGGCACCTACTCCATCGGCACCGTGGGCACCCAGGACGTGGACTGCGACTTCATCGACTTCGCCTACGTGCGAGTCTCCTCCGAGGAGCTGGACCGGGCCCTGCGCAAGGCCGTGGGGGAGTTCAAG GACGCTCTGCGCGGCTCCGGCAGCGACGGGATGGGGCAGATCTCCCTGGAGTTCTACCAGAAGAAGAAGTCGCGGTGGCCCTTCTCGGATGAGTGCATCCCCTGGGAGCTCTGGACCATCAAGGTGAACGTGGTGAACCTGGCCAACGAGCAGGAGCGGCAGATCTGCCGCGAGAAGGTGGGCGAGAAGCTCTGCGAGAAGATCATCAACATCGTGGAGGTGATGAACCGCCACGAGTACCTGCCCAAGATGCCCACCCAGTCCGAGGTGGACAACGTCTTCGACACCAGCCTGAAGGACGTGCAGCCCTACCTGTACAAGATCTCCTACCAGATCACGGACTCCCTGGGCACCTCGGTCACCACCACCATGCGCCGGCTCATCAAGGACACGCTGGCGCTGTAG